A window of the Tenebrio molitor chromosome 1, icTenMoli1.1, whole genome shotgun sequence genome harbors these coding sequences:
- the LOC138132629 gene encoding uncharacterized protein isoform X1: MVMVEYINIIYPLSLQLVFCIFSVYFGQVSFYNSCNRNSSISRMWDLVVWVNEDAIDYVPSVWKHEEKNLYKYPRGLSETKLRQYVYDCKDVKENYRWCAATIKKRGIKSLQKAKSLCDQGRYTTNLEESESEEGELTGKRVTKPTKRFLDSDSEEEHDVSKKKKTRQTDIGDSGGSKEQPILDKQFFVPELSNSSKVVERSKSPNVSAVSNISSASTLTVSSRSSSSYQDLFGERVVFELQQIGKRLNTMENILLHKSSETVSEVIDPFITNLPAKTNEQLQELNISIQNDENKFKQLVNMFYLLGGDDPQKTVYLIMKKIFDKNLATSYSGQGKKHKHSFLDLKFLYNSVFSSTRKRHPSVTEEKIKRFIGLFLATAKSRLSKGKDSY; encoded by the exons TTCAATTTCCAGGATGTGGGATCTAGTAGTGTGGGTAAATGAAGATGCTATTGATTATGTGCCGTCAGTGTGGAAACACGAAGAGAAGAATTTATATAAATACCCACGTGGGTTATCAGAAACAAAGCTTAGACAATATGTTTATGACTGTAAAGATGTTAAAGAGAACTATAGGTGGTGTGCAGCTACCATTAAAAAAAGGGGCATAAAGAGCCTACAAAAGGCAAAGAGTTTGTGTGATCAGGGACGGTACACTACAAATCTAGAAGAGAGTGAAAGTGAAGAAGGGGAATTAACTGGGAAGAGAGTGACGAAACCAACGAAAAGATTTTTAGATTCTGATTCTGAAGAAGAACATGATGTTTCCAAGAAGAAAAAAACCCGTCAGACTGACATTGGCGATTCCGGTGGATCTAAGGAACAACCTATACtagacaaacaattttttgtgccTGAATTATCAAATTCGTCAAAAGTTG TTGAGAGATCTAAATCTCCAAATGTGTCAGCTGTTTCAAATATATCCTCAGCTTCAACACTCACTGTTTCGTCGCGCAGTTCCTCGAGTTATCAAGACCTATTTGGTGAAAGAGTCGTATTTGAACTGCAACAAATTGGAAAACGACTAAACACAATGGAAAACATATTATTGCATAAATCGTCTGAAACCGTTTCTGAAGTAATTGATCCATTTATAACCAATCTGCCTGCTAAAACAAACGAACAATTGCAAGAGCTGAATATATCAATTCAAAATGATGAAAACAAGTTCAAACAATTG GtcaatatgttttatttattgggAGGAGACGATCCACAAAAAAcggtttatttaataatgaaaaaaatatttgacaaaaatttaGCTACATCATATTCTGGTCAAGGAAAGAAGCACAAACATTCTTTTTTAGACTTAAAGTTCCTTTATAATTCCGTCTTTT CCTCTACTAGAAAACGCCATCCGAGCGTTacagaagaaaaaatcaaGAGGTTTATAGGTTTGTTTTTAGCTACAGCTAAATCAAGGCTGAGCAAAGGAAAAGACAGTTACTAA
- the LOC138132629 gene encoding uncharacterized protein isoform X2, with product MVMVEYINIIYPLSLQLVFCIFSVYFGQVSFYNSCNRNRMWDLVVWVNEDAIDYVPSVWKHEEKNLYKYPRGLSETKLRQYVYDCKDVKENYRWCAATIKKRGIKSLQKAKSLCDQGRYTTNLEESESEEGELTGKRVTKPTKRFLDSDSEEEHDVSKKKKTRQTDIGDSGGSKEQPILDKQFFVPELSNSSKVVERSKSPNVSAVSNISSASTLTVSSRSSSSYQDLFGERVVFELQQIGKRLNTMENILLHKSSETVSEVIDPFITNLPAKTNEQLQELNISIQNDENKFKQLVNMFYLLGGDDPQKTVYLIMKKIFDKNLATSYSGQGKKHKHSFLDLKFLYNSVFSSTRKRHPSVTEEKIKRFIGLFLATAKSRLSKGKDSY from the exons GATGTGGGATCTAGTAGTGTGGGTAAATGAAGATGCTATTGATTATGTGCCGTCAGTGTGGAAACACGAAGAGAAGAATTTATATAAATACCCACGTGGGTTATCAGAAACAAAGCTTAGACAATATGTTTATGACTGTAAAGATGTTAAAGAGAACTATAGGTGGTGTGCAGCTACCATTAAAAAAAGGGGCATAAAGAGCCTACAAAAGGCAAAGAGTTTGTGTGATCAGGGACGGTACACTACAAATCTAGAAGAGAGTGAAAGTGAAGAAGGGGAATTAACTGGGAAGAGAGTGACGAAACCAACGAAAAGATTTTTAGATTCTGATTCTGAAGAAGAACATGATGTTTCCAAGAAGAAAAAAACCCGTCAGACTGACATTGGCGATTCCGGTGGATCTAAGGAACAACCTATACtagacaaacaattttttgtgccTGAATTATCAAATTCGTCAAAAGTTG TTGAGAGATCTAAATCTCCAAATGTGTCAGCTGTTTCAAATATATCCTCAGCTTCAACACTCACTGTTTCGTCGCGCAGTTCCTCGAGTTATCAAGACCTATTTGGTGAAAGAGTCGTATTTGAACTGCAACAAATTGGAAAACGACTAAACACAATGGAAAACATATTATTGCATAAATCGTCTGAAACCGTTTCTGAAGTAATTGATCCATTTATAACCAATCTGCCTGCTAAAACAAACGAACAATTGCAAGAGCTGAATATATCAATTCAAAATGATGAAAACAAGTTCAAACAATTG GtcaatatgttttatttattgggAGGAGACGATCCACAAAAAAcggtttatttaataatgaaaaaaatatttgacaaaaatttaGCTACATCATATTCTGGTCAAGGAAAGAAGCACAAACATTCTTTTTTAGACTTAAAGTTCCTTTATAATTCCGTCTTTT CCTCTACTAGAAAACGCCATCCGAGCGTTacagaagaaaaaatcaaGAGGTTTATAGGTTTGTTTTTAGCTACAGCTAAATCAAGGCTGAGCAAAGGAAAAGACAGTTACTAA